One window of the Podospora pseudocomata strain CBS 415.72m chromosome 7, whole genome shotgun sequence genome contains the following:
- the STE4 gene encoding G protein subunit beta (BUSCO:EOG092645OU; EggNog:ENOG503NUGZ; COG:S): protein MDPGRPNDVSPEAMQARIQQARREAETLKDRIKRKKEELADTTLRAVAAQAHEQIPKNQLMRTKRTLKGHLAKIYAMHWSTDRRHLVSASQDGKLIIWDAYTTNKVHAIPLRSSWVMTCAYAPSGNYVACGGLDNICSIYNLNQSRDGPTRVARELSGHAGYLSCCRFINDRSILTSSGDMTCMKWDIETGTKVVEFADHLGDVMSISLNPTNQNTFISGACDAFAKLWDIRAGKAVQTFAGHESDINAIQFFPDGHSFVTGSDDATCRLFDIRADRELNFYGSESILCGITSVATSVSGRLLFAGYDDFECKVWDVTRGEKVGSLVGHENRVSCLGVSNDGISLCTGSWDAFLKVWAY, encoded by the exons ATGGATCCAGGCCGACCGAACGATGTATCGCCCGAGGCGATGCAGGCACGCATCCAGCAGGCGCGTCGCGAGGCTGAGACTCTCAAGGACAGAatcaagagaaagaaggaggagttggccGACACGACGC TCcgcgccgtcgccgcccagGCCCACGAGCAGATCCCAAAGAACCAGCtgatgaggacgaagagAACACTGAAGGGCCATCTCGCAAAGATCTATGCGATGCACTGGTCGACCGACCGAAGACACCTCGTTTCTGCTTCACAAGACGGCAAGCTCATCATCTGGGACGCCTACACAACAAACAAGGTGCACGCCATCCCCCTCCGATCATCATGGGTCATGACCTGCGCCTACGCCCCGAGCGGCAACTACGTCGCCTGCGGTGGTCTCGACAACATCTGCTCCATCTACAACCTCAACCAGAGCCGTGACGGGCCCACGCGCGTCGCCAGGGAACTGTCGGGCCACGCCGGCTATCTTTCCTGCTGCCGTTTCATCAACGACCGGAGCATCCTCACCTCGTCGGGCGACATGACTTGCATGAAGTGGGACATCGAGACGGGCACAAAGGTGGTCGAATTCGCCGACCACTTGGGAGATGTCATGAGCATCAGCTTGAACccaacaaaccaaaacaCTTTCATCTCGGGTGCCTGCGACGCCTTCGCTAAGCTTTGGGATATCCGCGCCGGCAAGGCCGTGCAGACGTTTGCCGGTCACGAATCcgacatcaacgccatccaGTTTTTCCCCGACGGCCACTCTTTTGTAACAGGTTCCGATGATGCCACCTGCCGATTATTCGACATCCGTGCCGACAGGGAATTGAACTTTTATGGG TCCGAGTCGATCCTGTGCGGTATCACCTCGGTGGCCACCTCTGTATCTGGCAGGCTGCTGTTTGCTGGTTATGATGATTTCGAGTGCAAG GTTTGGGATGTTACCCGGGGTGAAAAGGTTGGCTCTCTCGTAGGCCACGAAAACCGTGTCAGCTGCTTGGGAGTTTCCAACGACGGTATAAGTTTGTGCACCGGTTCATGGGACGCTTTC CTCAAGGTTTGGGCCTACTAG